The following are encoded in a window of Arthrobacter sp. OAP107 genomic DNA:
- the hemG gene encoding protoporphyrinogen oxidase, which translates to MAAGSQPAPGRTALVVGGGISGLLAARELARARLNTTVLEAADAWGGCVGRHDVAGLTLDSGAESFATRSTAVADLAAELGLGGHIVAPRPGGAWVQLPGGPRELPKTGVLGIPANPWDPEVRRSLGLAGSLRASLDKLLPPSVGTTAEVSSVSALVRVRMGRRVLERLVEPVVGGVHSADPGLLDVDMVAPGLRASIARHGSLAAAVAAQRTGAGTQAAQAQRSQTQSPPTQGAQAQGKPAKAGSAVAGLRGGMHTLVTELVADLRARGVQLLAGTAATAVARTPHGWEVSAGEGSFPADVLVVALDGPAAVRLLEEAVPALAGHQPGPGPLVKLVTLVVDLPALDRRPRGTGILVAPQTEGIRAKALTHATGKWDWVADAAGRGRHVLRLSYGRSEGGSPAAAGAGPGPESASDEELLDMALQDASALLTVPVTREALVDWDVVSWAGALPFAAVGHRQRVAEVRQVCAGIDGLLMVGGWLAGNGLAAVVADTKKQLAAFLA; encoded by the coding sequence GTGGCTGCGGGCAGTCAGCCTGCTCCCGGACGCACGGCGCTGGTGGTTGGCGGCGGCATCTCCGGGCTCCTGGCCGCCCGGGAACTGGCGCGGGCGCGGCTCAACACCACTGTGCTGGAAGCTGCCGACGCATGGGGCGGCTGCGTTGGCCGGCACGACGTCGCCGGGCTGACCCTGGATAGCGGCGCCGAGTCGTTCGCCACCCGTTCCACGGCGGTGGCCGACCTGGCGGCCGAACTGGGGCTGGGCGGACATATCGTTGCCCCGCGGCCCGGCGGCGCCTGGGTGCAGCTGCCGGGCGGACCGCGCGAACTTCCCAAGACCGGCGTGCTGGGGATCCCGGCCAATCCCTGGGATCCGGAGGTCCGGCGCTCGCTGGGCCTGGCCGGCTCGCTGCGCGCGTCGCTGGATAAACTGCTGCCCCCCTCAGTAGGGACCACCGCCGAGGTTTCCAGCGTCTCCGCGCTGGTGCGGGTCCGGATGGGGCGCCGCGTCCTGGAACGGCTGGTGGAACCCGTGGTGGGCGGCGTGCATTCGGCCGATCCCGGACTGCTCGACGTCGATATGGTCGCCCCGGGGCTGCGTGCAAGCATCGCCCGGCACGGCTCGCTGGCGGCCGCTGTGGCAGCCCAGCGCACGGGGGCAGGAACCCAGGCCGCGCAAGCGCAGAGGTCCCAGACACAGTCCCCGCCAACGCAGGGCGCGCAGGCCCAAGGCAAACCCGCCAAGGCGGGCTCCGCGGTCGCCGGCCTGAGGGGCGGCATGCACACCCTCGTTACGGAGCTGGTGGCGGACCTCCGGGCACGCGGCGTGCAGCTGCTGGCGGGTACGGCGGCCACCGCCGTTGCGCGCACACCGCACGGCTGGGAGGTGTCGGCGGGGGAGGGAAGCTTTCCGGCTGACGTCCTGGTGGTCGCCCTGGACGGGCCGGCCGCGGTACGGCTCCTGGAGGAAGCGGTCCCCGCCCTGGCCGGGCATCAGCCCGGACCCGGGCCCCTGGTCAAGCTTGTGACACTCGTTGTTGATCTTCCGGCGCTGGACCGGCGGCCGCGCGGCACCGGCATCCTGGTGGCACCGCAAACGGAGGGAATCCGGGCGAAGGCCCTCACCCACGCCACCGGCAAATGGGACTGGGTGGCGGACGCGGCCGGACGCGGCAGGCACGTGCTGCGGCTCTCCTATGGGCGCAGCGAGGGTGGATCCCCCGCTGCGGCCGGGGCCGGGCCGGGGCCGGAATCGGCGTCGGACGAGGAATTGCTTGACATGGCTTTGCAGGATGCGTCAGCGCTGCTGACCGTTCCCGTCACACGGGAGGCGCTGGTGGACTGGGACGTTGTCAGCTGGGCCGGAGCCCTGCCGTTTGCCGCGGTGGGGCACCGCCAGCGGGTTGCCGAAGTGCGGCAGGTCTGCGCGGGCATTGACGGGCTGCTGATGGTGGGCGGCTGGCTGGCCGGCAATGGGCTGGCGGCTGTGGTGGCCGACACGAAAAAGCAGCTCGCCGCCTTCCTGGCGTAG
- the hemQ gene encoding hydrogen peroxide-dependent heme synthase — MSHTPAESVTKTEESAEQFFTLWTVFKRSAEVLRSADAAEDFDALVARLAEGGVTHRGSYDVSAMRADADVMVWLHGPKPEALQQAIRDIRRSKLFAGTELVWSAMGVHREAEFAKNHTPAFSRGVEPAEWLCVYPFVRSYEWYLLPDNERGKMLRDHGLLGRDFPQVISNTVSSFALGDWEWILGLEAPELVDLVDLMRHLRSTEARNHVREEIPFYTGRRITSGEIAEVLA, encoded by the coding sequence ATGAGCCACACTCCTGCCGAATCTGTCACTAAAACCGAAGAATCAGCCGAGCAGTTCTTCACCCTCTGGACCGTTTTCAAGCGCTCCGCCGAGGTCCTCCGCAGCGCCGATGCTGCCGAGGACTTCGACGCCCTGGTGGCGCGCCTGGCCGAGGGAGGGGTGACCCACCGCGGAAGCTACGACGTTTCCGCCATGCGCGCCGACGCCGACGTCATGGTCTGGCTCCACGGACCCAAGCCCGAGGCCCTGCAGCAGGCCATCCGTGACATCCGCCGCAGCAAGCTGTTCGCGGGGACCGAACTCGTATGGTCGGCCATGGGCGTCCACCGCGAAGCTGAGTTCGCCAAGAACCACACCCCCGCGTTCTCCCGCGGTGTCGAGCCGGCCGAATGGCTGTGCGTCTACCCGTTCGTCCGCTCCTACGAGTGGTACCTGCTGCCGGACAACGAGCGCGGCAAGATGCTGCGCGACCACGGCCTGCTGGGCCGCGACTTCCCGCAGGTCATTTCCAACACCGTGTCCTCGTTTGCCCTCGGTGACTGGGAATGGATCCTCGGCCTGGAGGCACCCGAGCTCGTGGACCTCGTGGACCTGATGCGCCACCTGCGCTCCACCGAAGCGCGCAACCACGTCCGCGAGGAAATCCCGTTCTACACCGGCCGGCGCATCACATCCGGCGAGATCGCCGAGGTCCTGGCATGA
- a CDS encoding ferrochelatase: MSPLDPQEGAVNPVTEAGRMAPKEYDGILLASFGGPEGQDDVIPFLRNVTRGRGIPDERLEEVSHHYRANGGISPINQQNRELKAALEAELAARGIGLPVLWGNRNWDPYIPQTLQDAYDAGHRRLLMLTTSAYSCYSSCRQYREDIGMALTETGLDGRLEVDKVRQYFDHPGFVEPFIAGTAEGVAEVRAQLAAAGKPDAPIHVLFATHSIPTRDAVAAGRSADEPREFAEDSAYVAQHLANGAEIMRRVEADSGLSAPWSLVYQSRSGAPHIPWLEPDINDAIGDLAKQGVAGIVIVPLGFVSDHMEVVWDLDTEALQTCQELGLAATRVPTPGTHRRFVEGLVELICERTVANNVADRQAVTGLGPWYDVCRPGCCENFRGEKPTIAGADTTVGQGHDPYPAAGQDAK; this comes from the coding sequence ATGAGCCCGCTGGATCCCCAGGAAGGCGCCGTGAACCCCGTCACCGAGGCCGGCCGGATGGCCCCCAAGGAATACGACGGCATCCTCCTCGCCTCGTTCGGCGGCCCCGAAGGCCAGGACGACGTCATCCCGTTCCTCCGCAACGTCACCCGCGGCCGGGGCATCCCCGATGAGCGCCTCGAAGAGGTTTCCCACCACTACCGCGCCAACGGCGGCATCAGCCCCATCAACCAGCAGAACCGCGAGCTGAAGGCAGCCCTCGAAGCTGAACTGGCGGCCCGGGGCATCGGGTTGCCCGTGCTGTGGGGTAACCGGAACTGGGACCCGTATATCCCGCAGACGCTCCAGGACGCGTACGACGCCGGCCACCGCCGGCTGCTGATGCTCACCACCAGCGCGTACTCCTGTTACTCCAGCTGCCGCCAGTACCGTGAGGACATTGGCATGGCCCTGACCGAGACCGGGCTCGACGGCAGGCTGGAAGTGGACAAGGTCCGCCAGTACTTCGACCACCCCGGCTTCGTGGAACCCTTCATTGCCGGGACCGCCGAGGGAGTCGCCGAGGTGCGCGCGCAGCTGGCCGCCGCCGGCAAGCCTGACGCCCCCATCCACGTCCTCTTCGCCACCCACTCCATCCCCACCCGGGATGCCGTGGCCGCCGGACGATCCGCGGATGAGCCCCGCGAGTTCGCGGAGGATTCCGCCTATGTTGCACAGCACCTCGCCAACGGCGCGGAGATCATGCGCCGGGTGGAAGCCGATTCCGGCCTGTCCGCCCCGTGGTCCCTCGTCTACCAGTCCCGCTCCGGCGCCCCGCACATCCCGTGGCTCGAGCCGGACATCAACGACGCCATCGGGGACCTCGCCAAGCAGGGCGTCGCCGGCATCGTGATCGTGCCCCTGGGCTTCGTCAGCGACCATATGGAGGTCGTCTGGGATCTCGACACCGAAGCGCTGCAGACCTGCCAGGAGCTGGGCCTTGCCGCCACACGCGTGCCCACGCCGGGGACGCACCGCCGTTTCGTCGAGGGGCTCGTGGAGCTGATCTGCGAACGCACCGTGGCCAACAACGTCGCCGACCGCCAGGCCGTCACCGGCCTCGGCCCCTGGTACGACGTTTGCCGGCCGGGCTGCTGCGAAAACTTCCGCGGCGAGAAGCCGACCATTGCCGGCGCGGACACCACCGTCGGCCAGGGGCATGACCCCTACCCGGCCGCCGGGCAGGACGCGAAGTGA
- the hemC gene encoding hydroxymethylbilane synthase: MTVRIGTRASKLALTQTQQTADRLAAVGGFDVELVHVRTDGDVLTGSLSQMGGTGVFVAALRDALLRNECDVAVHSLKDLPTGSAPGLALAATPPRVDVRDVLCARDGLKLADLPKGARVGTGSPRRAAQLRAVRPDLDIVDIRGNVDTRLGRVPGLPGNATDAVVDGKSCDLDAVILAAAGLERIGRLDTVTEYLETDIMLPAAGQGSLAIECRTAEAPRRAGSTEGSQGVLAQALAALDDADTRLAVTAERALLARLEAGCAAPVGAYAYRKGSMLHLEAVVCAVDGTASVRDKRATDGLTEVGATLLGIELAEVLLAAGAADIADLTAS, from the coding sequence GTGACGGTACGGATCGGCACCAGGGCGAGCAAGCTCGCACTGACCCAGACGCAGCAGACCGCCGACCGGCTGGCCGCCGTCGGGGGTTTCGACGTCGAACTCGTCCATGTCAGGACCGACGGCGACGTCCTCACCGGCTCGCTGTCCCAGATGGGCGGCACCGGTGTCTTCGTCGCCGCGCTGCGCGACGCGCTCCTGCGCAACGAGTGCGACGTCGCCGTCCACTCTTTGAAGGACCTGCCCACGGGTTCCGCCCCGGGCCTGGCGCTGGCCGCGACCCCGCCCCGGGTGGACGTCCGCGACGTCCTCTGCGCCCGGGACGGCCTCAAACTGGCAGACCTGCCCAAGGGCGCCCGCGTGGGCACCGGCTCTCCCCGCCGGGCAGCGCAGCTGCGCGCCGTCCGCCCCGACCTGGACATCGTGGACATCCGCGGCAACGTGGACACCCGTCTGGGCCGGGTCCCCGGCCTGCCGGGAAACGCCACAGACGCGGTGGTTGACGGGAAGTCGTGCGACCTCGACGCCGTCATCCTCGCCGCCGCCGGACTGGAGCGCATCGGCCGCCTCGACACCGTCACCGAATACCTGGAGACGGACATCATGCTCCCGGCGGCCGGGCAGGGATCGCTGGCCATCGAATGCCGTACCGCCGAGGCGCCCCGCCGTGCCGGCTCCACCGAGGGGTCCCAGGGCGTGCTCGCACAGGCGCTGGCCGCCCTTGACGACGCCGATACCCGGCTTGCGGTCACGGCTGAACGTGCGCTGCTGGCCCGGCTCGAGGCAGGCTGCGCCGCCCCCGTGGGCGCCTACGCGTACCGCAAGGGCAGCATGCTCCACCTGGAAGCCGTGGTGTGTGCCGTCGACGGCACCGCCTCGGTGCGGGACAAACGTGCCACGGACGGACTCACCGAAGTGGGCGCCACTCTGCTCGGAATCGAACTGGCAGAGGTCCTGCTGGCAGCGGGGGCTGCGGACATCGCGGACCTGACGGCGTCCTGA
- a CDS encoding uroporphyrinogen-III synthase encodes MGTTSGEYPAGGRPLEGCRVLVTRSPDRSGPLAEALRQAGAVPLLLPLTATERAPDQAALDDAFDALGAGRFEWLVVSSATTVLVLQEKAAERGVKLCDWLPPGIRVAAVGPASRRALQAAGIDVHFEPQHDHSAAGIVSGWPGGPAEVLIPQADIAAPALSRGLEAKGARVRTVVAYCTVDFPAEPARRLRRSVGAGSAALPLLTPAEAKAEVDAGTLAAVVAASPSAVRRISATLSPLRSCRLVAIGPATAAEADALGLAVAATAREATPEGLAAAVILALAP; translated from the coding sequence ATGGGAACCACGAGCGGGGAGTACCCGGCGGGCGGACGCCCGCTGGAAGGGTGCCGCGTCCTGGTGACGCGAAGCCCCGACCGGTCCGGGCCCCTGGCGGAGGCGCTGCGGCAGGCCGGCGCCGTTCCCCTGCTGCTGCCCCTGACGGCCACCGAACGCGCCCCGGACCAGGCTGCGCTGGACGACGCCTTTGACGCGCTCGGTGCGGGCCGCTTTGAGTGGCTGGTGGTCAGCAGCGCCACCACCGTCCTCGTGTTGCAGGAAAAAGCGGCAGAGCGCGGCGTGAAACTGTGCGACTGGCTTCCGCCCGGCATCCGGGTAGCTGCGGTTGGCCCCGCCAGCCGCAGGGCGCTCCAGGCAGCCGGGATCGACGTGCATTTCGAACCGCAGCATGACCACTCGGCGGCCGGGATCGTCAGCGGATGGCCGGGCGGTCCCGCCGAGGTGCTGATCCCGCAGGCCGACATCGCCGCCCCTGCGCTCTCCCGCGGACTGGAGGCGAAGGGCGCCCGGGTCCGCACCGTGGTGGCCTACTGCACGGTGGACTTCCCGGCCGAGCCGGCGCGGCGCCTCCGTCGCAGCGTTGGCGCTGGCAGCGCTGCGCTGCCGTTGCTGACGCCTGCCGAAGCGAAAGCCGAGGTCGACGCCGGCACGCTGGCCGCCGTCGTCGCCGCCTCACCCAGCGCCGTGCGGCGCATTAGCGCAACGCTGTCGCCCCTCCGCTCCTGCCGTCTCGTGGCCATCGGTCCGGCCACGGCGGCCGAGGCGGACGCCCTGGGGCTCGCGGTGGCGGCCACTGCCCGGGAGGCCACGCCGGAAGGGCTCGCCGCCGCCGTCATCCTGGCGCTTGCCCCCTAA
- the hemB gene encoding porphobilinogen synthase, translating to MSFPHHRPRRLRTTPAMRRLTAEYRLAPADLILPAFIREGLSEPNPIVSMPGVVQHTTDTLKRAAAEAVELGVGGIMLFGIPETRDAEGTASLDPDGVLNKAIRDVRAEVGDSLVVMSDVCLDEFTDHGHCGVLDSDGYVDNDATLEIYAKMAVAQADAGAHVLGPSGMMDGQIGVIRQALEEAGHVNTAVVAYAAKYASAFYGPFREAVDSQLKGDRRTYQMDAANRREAIQEVELDLAEGADMVMVKPAMSYLDILADVADMSPVPVAAYQISGEYAMIEAAAANGWIDRRAAITESVLGIRRAGANLVLTYWASEIAGWLKES from the coding sequence ATGAGCTTTCCGCACCACCGCCCCCGGCGGCTCCGCACCACCCCTGCCATGCGCAGGCTCACGGCTGAGTACCGGCTCGCCCCGGCAGACCTGATCCTTCCGGCGTTCATCCGCGAGGGGCTCTCGGAACCCAACCCGATCGTCTCCATGCCGGGCGTCGTGCAGCACACCACGGACACCCTCAAGCGGGCGGCGGCCGAAGCCGTGGAACTGGGCGTCGGCGGCATCATGCTGTTCGGTATCCCGGAGACCCGCGACGCCGAGGGAACGGCATCCCTGGACCCGGACGGGGTGCTGAACAAGGCCATCCGGGACGTCCGCGCGGAGGTGGGGGACAGCCTCGTGGTGATGAGTGACGTCTGCCTCGACGAATTCACCGACCACGGCCACTGCGGGGTCCTCGACAGCGACGGCTATGTGGACAACGACGCCACGCTGGAGATCTACGCGAAGATGGCGGTGGCCCAGGCCGACGCCGGCGCCCACGTGCTGGGCCCGTCCGGAATGATGGACGGCCAGATCGGCGTGATCCGCCAGGCCCTGGAAGAGGCCGGCCACGTGAACACCGCCGTGGTGGCCTACGCCGCGAAGTACGCCTCGGCGTTCTACGGCCCATTCCGGGAAGCAGTGGACTCGCAGCTGAAGGGCGACCGCAGGACCTACCAGATGGACGCGGCCAACCGCCGCGAGGCCATCCAGGAGGTGGAACTGGACCTTGCCGAGGGAGCGGACATGGTGATGGTCAAACCGGCCATGAGCTACCTCGACATCCTGGCCGACGTGGCCGACATGAGCCCCGTTCCGGTTGCCGCCTACCAGATCTCCGGCGAGTACGCCATGATCGAGGCCGCCGCCGCCAACGGCTGGATCGACCGGCGGGCTGCCATCACGGAGTCGGTCCTCGGTATCCGCCGCGCGGGGGCCAACCTGGTCCTCACGTACTGGGCCAGCGAAATCGCCGGCTGGCTCAAGGAATCATGA
- a CDS encoding LLM class flavin-dependent oxidoreductase, translated as MMSTSAEGPPAGPTAPVGPAQILLGLNTFGDVGVDGTGEPKPHARVLRELLDQAVLADAVGLHAFGVGEHHRRDFAVSAPEVFLAAAAARTTSIRLGSAVTVLSSDDPIRVFQRFSTVDALSGGRAEVMLGRGSFIESFPLFGLDLADYEVLFEEKLELFDRVRAQKPVHWEGRTRPSLAGLSVYPPLEHHLLPAWIGVGGTPESVLRCAQYGYPIIFAIIGGQPRSFAPLVGLYREAMAKYGQPMQQIATHSPGHIAETDEAAREELFPHWLAQRNRIGAERGWGPGNRREFDAMCGPEGALYVGSPETVAQKIALLKRNLGVDRFDLKYSNGTLPHDSMMRCIELFGTVVAPRVAGLLTGDTVR; from the coding sequence ATGATGTCCACGTCGGCCGAGGGCCCGCCCGCCGGACCCACCGCTCCGGTGGGTCCGGCGCAGATCCTGCTGGGCCTGAACACGTTCGGCGACGTCGGCGTGGACGGGACCGGTGAGCCAAAACCGCATGCCCGGGTGCTGCGGGAGCTGCTGGACCAGGCGGTCCTGGCCGACGCCGTCGGCCTTCATGCCTTCGGGGTGGGGGAGCACCACCGCCGCGACTTCGCGGTGTCCGCGCCCGAGGTGTTCCTGGCGGCCGCCGCGGCCAGGACCACCAGCATCCGGCTCGGCTCGGCGGTCACCGTGCTCAGTTCCGACGATCCCATCCGCGTGTTCCAGCGCTTCTCCACTGTGGACGCGCTGTCGGGCGGCCGCGCCGAGGTGATGCTGGGGCGCGGTTCATTCATCGAGTCGTTTCCGCTGTTCGGCCTGGACCTGGCGGACTACGAGGTGCTGTTCGAGGAGAAGCTCGAGCTCTTCGACAGGGTGCGGGCGCAAAAGCCCGTGCACTGGGAGGGACGCACGCGGCCTTCGCTGGCCGGGCTGAGCGTCTACCCGCCGCTGGAGCATCACCTGCTGCCGGCCTGGATCGGCGTGGGCGGCACCCCGGAGTCCGTCCTGCGGTGCGCGCAGTACGGCTACCCGATCATCTTTGCCATCATCGGGGGCCAGCCCCGTTCGTTCGCCCCGCTGGTGGGCCTGTACCGCGAGGCGATGGCCAAGTACGGCCAGCCCATGCAGCAGATCGCCACCCATTCGCCCGGCCACATCGCCGAGACCGACGAGGCTGCCCGCGAGGAGCTGTTTCCGCACTGGCTTGCCCAGCGGAACAGGATCGGCGCCGAGCGGGGATGGGGCCCGGGAAACCGCCGGGAATTCGACGCCATGTGCGGGCCCGAGGGCGCCCTGTACGTCGGCTCACCTGAAACGGTTGCGCAGAAGATTGCGCTGCTCAAGCGGAATCTCGGGGTGGACCGCTTCGACCTGAAATACAGCAACGGCACGCTGCCGCACGACTCCATGATGCGCTGCATTGAACTCTTCGGCACCGTGGTGGCACCGCGGGTGGCCGGGCTCCTGACCGGCGACACTGTCCGGTGA
- the hemL gene encoding glutamate-1-semialdehyde 2,1-aminomutase, with translation MTSSTPRNEELFDRARQLMPGGVNSPVRAFGSVGGTPRFMVAAKGPYLTDADGNDYVDLVCSWGPALLGHAHPAVLEAVHAAVDRGLSFGASTPDEANLAAIVKERVSAVERLRMVSTGTEATMTAIRLARGFTGRNLVIKFAGCYHGHLDGLLASAGSGVATLALPGSAGVTAATAAETLVLPYNDLGAVEAAFAEHGPNIAAVITEAAPANMGVVTPGEGFNAGLSRITAAHGALLIVDEVLTGFRTGYSGYWGLTGGAADAVEQWTPDLLTFGKVIGGGMPTAALGGRADVMDHLAPLGPVYQAGTLSGNPVAMAAGVATLTHATRDVYSFVDARSLELSGALSSALDAAGVDHSIQRAGNLFSVAFGTSEHGVHNYSDALKQESFRYAPFFHSMLDSGVYLPPSVFEAWFLSAAHDDAAMNRIFDALPAAAEAAAAAKA, from the coding sequence ATGACTTCCAGTACCCCTCGCAACGAGGAACTTTTTGACCGCGCCCGCCAGCTGATGCCCGGCGGCGTGAATTCCCCGGTCCGGGCCTTCGGTTCCGTCGGCGGCACGCCCCGCTTCATGGTGGCGGCCAAGGGCCCGTACCTGACCGACGCCGACGGCAACGACTACGTTGACTTGGTCTGCTCCTGGGGACCGGCCCTGCTGGGGCACGCCCACCCGGCGGTCCTCGAGGCCGTGCACGCTGCCGTGGACCGCGGCCTCTCCTTCGGAGCCTCCACCCCCGACGAGGCCAACCTCGCGGCCATCGTCAAGGAACGCGTTTCCGCCGTCGAACGGCTCCGCATGGTGTCCACCGGAACCGAAGCCACCATGACGGCGATCCGGCTGGCACGGGGCTTCACCGGCCGCAACCTGGTCATCAAGTTCGCCGGCTGCTACCACGGGCACCTTGACGGGCTGCTCGCCTCGGCGGGCTCCGGCGTTGCCACCCTGGCCCTGCCTGGTTCGGCCGGCGTCACGGCGGCCACCGCTGCCGAGACCCTGGTGCTGCCCTACAACGACCTCGGCGCCGTTGAGGCCGCTTTCGCCGAGCACGGGCCCAACATCGCCGCTGTCATCACCGAGGCGGCGCCCGCCAACATGGGAGTGGTCACGCCCGGCGAAGGCTTCAATGCCGGCCTTTCGCGGATCACTGCAGCCCACGGCGCCCTGCTGATCGTCGACGAGGTCCTGACCGGCTTCCGCACCGGCTACTCGGGTTACTGGGGGCTCACCGGCGGCGCCGCGGACGCCGTGGAGCAGTGGACCCCGGACCTGCTGACGTTCGGCAAGGTAATCGGCGGCGGCATGCCGACGGCGGCACTCGGCGGCCGCGCCGACGTCATGGACCACCTCGCGCCGCTTGGTCCCGTCTACCAGGCCGGCACCCTGTCCGGTAACCCGGTGGCCATGGCAGCCGGCGTCGCCACCCTGACACACGCCACCCGGGACGTGTACTCGTTCGTGGACGCGCGGTCGCTGGAACTGTCCGGCGCCCTGTCCTCCGCCCTGGATGCGGCCGGCGTGGACCACTCCATCCAGCGCGCCGGCAACCTGTTCTCGGTGGCCTTCGGCACGTCCGAGCACGGCGTCCACAACTACAGCGACGCACTCAAGCAGGAGTCGTTCCGCTACGCGCCCTTCTTCCACTCCATGCTGGACTCGGGCGTCTACCTCCCGCCGTCCGTCTTCGAGGCCTGGTTCCTGTCCGCGGCGCACGACGACGCCGCGATGAACCGTATCTTCGACGCACTGCCAGCCGCCGCGGAAGCGGCCGCCGCAGCAAAGGCCTAA
- a CDS encoding amino acid ABC transporter ATP-binding protein produces the protein MSKFTSGSLEAKNVHLAFGHNKVLRGIDLSVPAGTTASVIGPSGSGKSTLLRVMNRLIEPDAGDILLDGKSVLKENPDELRRRIGMVFQQFNLFPHKSVGENVAFALRKLRKLPKEQAREEALNQLDLVGLKHKADVRPATLSGGQQQRVAIARALAMKPEVMFFDEATSALDPELVKGVLALMADLAKGGMTMVVVTHEMGFSRNVSDTVTFMDGGVVVESGPPGQVFENPRTERLQGFLSDVL, from the coding sequence ATGAGCAAGTTCACGTCAGGCTCTCTCGAGGCGAAAAACGTCCACCTCGCCTTCGGGCACAACAAGGTCCTCCGCGGCATCGACCTCAGCGTCCCGGCCGGCACAACCGCGTCGGTGATTGGCCCGTCCGGTTCCGGCAAGTCGACCCTGCTGCGGGTGATGAACCGTCTGATCGAACCGGACGCAGGGGACATCCTCCTGGACGGCAAGTCGGTCCTGAAGGAAAACCCCGATGAGCTGCGGCGCAGGATCGGCATGGTGTTCCAGCAGTTCAACCTCTTCCCGCACAAGAGCGTCGGCGAAAACGTGGCGTTCGCCCTGCGCAAGCTGCGGAAGCTGCCCAAGGAGCAGGCGCGTGAAGAGGCCCTGAACCAGCTCGACCTCGTCGGGCTCAAGCACAAGGCCGACGTCCGCCCAGCCACCCTTTCCGGCGGCCAGCAGCAGCGGGTGGCGATCGCCCGTGCGCTCGCCATGAAGCCGGAAGTCATGTTCTTCGACGAGGCCACCTCCGCCCTCGACCCCGAGCTCGTCAAGGGTGTCCTGGCGTTAATGGCGGACCTCGCGAAGGGCGGCATGACCATGGTGGTGGTGACACACGAAATGGGCTTCTCACGCAACGTCTCGGACACCGTGACGTTTATGGACGGCGGCGTGGTGGTGGAGTCGGGCCCGCCCGGGCAGGTCTTTGAAAACCCCCGGACCGAACGGCTGCAGGGCTTCCTCTCGGACGTCCTCTAG
- a CDS encoding amino acid ABC transporter permease, giving the protein MDYLNRLAETFLDWKAIAEVLPAMFSVGLPNTLVLAIVSGIIGCVAGMVLALMGISRNPVARWAARVYTDVFRGLPAVLTILVIGLGFGPIFRELTGVTSPYPMGIAALSLMSSAYIGEIFRSGIQSVDKGQLEAARALGFGYGPSLRMVVVPQGIRRVLPALVNQFIALIKESSLVFTLGLLASERELFQIGQDAAARSGNLSGYVAAAVFYLAMTVPLTHLVNWIDARLRTGRPQKMEPDEAAAVVGKGAHS; this is encoded by the coding sequence ATGGATTATCTGAACAGGCTCGCCGAGACCTTCCTCGACTGGAAGGCCATCGCCGAGGTACTCCCGGCCATGTTCTCGGTCGGACTGCCCAACACCCTCGTCCTCGCAATCGTCTCGGGCATCATTGGCTGCGTGGCCGGCATGGTGCTGGCCCTGATGGGCATCTCGCGTAATCCTGTGGCGCGGTGGGCCGCCCGGGTGTACACGGACGTGTTCCGTGGACTCCCGGCGGTTCTCACCATCCTCGTCATCGGCCTCGGCTTCGGCCCGATCTTCCGCGAGCTGACCGGGGTCACCAGCCCGTACCCCATGGGCATCGCCGCACTCTCGCTCATGTCCAGCGCCTACATCGGGGAGATTTTCCGCTCCGGCATCCAGAGCGTGGACAAGGGCCAGCTTGAGGCCGCCCGGGCCTTGGGCTTCGGCTATGGCCCCTCGCTGCGGATGGTCGTGGTGCCGCAGGGCATCCGCCGGGTGCTCCCGGCACTGGTGAACCAGTTCATCGCGCTGATCAAGGAGTCCTCGCTGGTCTTCACCCTGGGACTGCTGGCCTCCGAGCGGGAGCTGTTCCAGATCGGCCAGGACGCCGCCGCCCGCAGCGGCAACCTGTCCGGCTACGTCGCGGCCGCCGTGTTCTACCTCGCGATGACAGTCCCGCTGACGCACCTGGTCAACTGGATCGACGCGCGCCTGCGCACCGGCCGGCCACAGAAGATGGAACCGGACGAGGCTGCGGCCGTCGTCGGGAAGGGAGCCCACTCATGA